From a region of the Enterobacter cancerogenus genome:
- a CDS encoding type I restriction-modification system subunit M: MAKAPAKKTKAKKGFEETLWDTANQLRGSVESSEYKHVVLSLVFLKFISDKFEARRQKMKDEGQGDFLEMEVFYQQDNIFYLPEAARWSFIKQNAKQDNLAVLIDTALSTIEKRNPTLKGALPDNYFSRQNLETKKLASLIDTIDNIETLAHETDVEALSKEDLVGRVYEYFLGKFAATEGKGGGEFYTPKCVVTLLTEMLEPFQGKIYDPCCGSAGMFVQSVKFVESHQGKSRDIALYGQELTATTYKLAKMNLAIRGLSANLGERPADTFFSDQHPDLKADYILANPPFNLKDWRNDAELTKDPRFAGYRTPPTGNANYGWILHMLSKLSANGTAGFVLANGSMSSNTSGEGEIRARMIENDLIDCMIALPGQLFYTTQIPVCLWFMTKSKAADPAKGYRNRQGETLFIDARNLGTMMNRTTKELTSDDIATIADTYHAWRSTPEELAERVKRGDSKLAQYEDQAGFCKVATIAEMKANDYVLTPGRYVGAAEQEDDGVAFENKMRELSKTLFEQMKQAEELDKAIRQNLEALGYVE, from the coding sequence ATGGCCAAAGCACCAGCAAAAAAAACCAAAGCAAAGAAAGGCTTTGAAGAGACGTTATGGGATACCGCGAATCAGCTTCGCGGTAGCGTTGAATCCTCCGAGTACAAACACGTGGTGCTGAGCCTCGTGTTCCTGAAATTTATCAGCGATAAGTTCGAGGCCCGCCGTCAAAAAATGAAGGACGAAGGCCAGGGCGATTTCCTCGAAATGGAAGTCTTCTATCAACAGGACAACATCTTCTACCTGCCGGAAGCGGCGCGCTGGTCGTTCATTAAGCAGAACGCCAAGCAGGATAACCTTGCCGTGCTAATCGATACCGCCCTCTCCACCATTGAGAAGCGTAACCCGACGCTGAAAGGCGCGCTGCCGGACAACTACTTTAGCCGCCAGAACCTGGAAACCAAGAAGCTGGCGTCCCTGATCGATACCATCGATAACATCGAAACGCTGGCGCATGAAACCGACGTGGAAGCGCTGTCGAAAGAGGACCTGGTCGGCCGCGTGTACGAATACTTCCTCGGCAAGTTTGCCGCCACCGAGGGCAAAGGCGGCGGTGAGTTCTATACGCCAAAATGCGTGGTGACGCTGCTGACCGAAATGCTCGAACCGTTTCAGGGCAAAATTTATGACCCCTGCTGCGGCTCGGCGGGGATGTTCGTCCAGTCGGTGAAGTTTGTTGAAAGCCATCAGGGGAAAAGCCGCGATATCGCCCTGTACGGCCAGGAGCTGACGGCCACCACCTACAAGCTGGCGAAGATGAACCTCGCCATTCGCGGTCTTTCCGCCAACCTGGGCGAGCGCCCGGCGGACACCTTCTTCAGCGACCAGCACCCGGACCTGAAGGCCGACTACATTCTGGCGAACCCGCCGTTTAACCTGAAAGACTGGCGTAACGACGCCGAGCTGACCAAAGACCCGCGCTTTGCCGGCTACCGCACACCGCCGACCGGCAACGCCAACTACGGCTGGATTTTGCATATGCTCTCCAAGCTGTCGGCCAACGGCACCGCCGGTTTTGTATTGGCAAACGGCTCGATGAGTTCCAACACCAGCGGCGAAGGCGAGATCCGCGCGCGAATGATCGAAAACGATCTGATCGACTGCATGATTGCCCTGCCCGGCCAGTTGTTCTACACCACCCAGATCCCGGTGTGCCTGTGGTTTATGACCAAGTCGAAGGCGGCCGATCCGGCCAAAGGCTACCGCAACCGTCAGGGCGAAACGCTGTTTATCGATGCGCGTAACCTCGGCACCATGATGAACCGCACCACCAAAGAACTGACGTCGGACGATATCGCCACCATCGCCGACACCTACCATGCATGGCGCAGCACGCCGGAAGAGCTGGCCGAGCGCGTTAAGCGCGGTGACAGCAAGCTGGCGCAATATGAAGACCAGGCTGGGTTCTGCAAGGTCGCGACTATTGCAGAGATGAAGGCTAACGACTACGTGCTAACGCCGGGCCGCTATGTCGGCGCAGCCGAGCAGGAAGACGACGGCGTGGCGTTTGAGAACAAAATGCGTGAATTGTCGAAGACGTTGTTTGAGCAGATGAAACAGGCGGAAGAACTGGATAAGGCGATTCGTCAGAACCTGGAGGCGCTGGGTTATGTTGAATGA
- the yjiA gene encoding GTPase translates to MTPIAVTLLTGFLGAGKTTLLRHILNEQHGFNIAVIENEFGEVSVDDQLIGDRATQIKTLTNGCICCTRSNELEDALLDLLDSRDRGDISFDRLVIECTGMADPGPIIQTFFSHDILCQRYLLDGVVALVDAVHADEQMNQFTIAQSQVGYADRILLTKTDVAGDSEKLRERLTRINSRAPIYTVTHGDIDLSQLFNTNGFMLEENVTSGPRFHFMADKQNDVSSIVVELDYPVDISDVSRVMENLLLSFADKLLRYKGMLWIDGEPNRLLFQGVQRLYSADWDRPWGDEAPHSVMVFIGLELPEDEIRSAFAGLRK, encoded by the coding sequence ATGACCCCGATTGCCGTCACCCTGCTGACCGGTTTCCTCGGCGCAGGTAAAACCACCCTGCTGCGCCACATCCTCAATGAACAGCACGGCTTCAACATCGCCGTGATTGAAAACGAGTTCGGCGAAGTCTCCGTCGACGACCAGCTGATTGGCGATCGCGCCACGCAGATCAAAACCCTGACCAACGGCTGCATCTGCTGCACCCGCTCAAACGAATTAGAAGACGCCCTGCTGGATCTGCTCGACAGCCGCGACCGCGGAGACATCAGCTTTGACCGCCTGGTGATTGAATGCACCGGCATGGCCGACCCCGGCCCGATTATCCAGACCTTTTTCTCCCATGACATTCTCTGCCAGCGCTACCTGCTGGACGGCGTTGTTGCGCTGGTCGATGCGGTTCACGCCGACGAGCAGATGAACCAGTTCACCATTGCCCAGTCTCAGGTCGGCTACGCGGATCGCATCCTGCTGACCAAAACCGACGTGGCAGGCGACAGCGAGAAACTGCGCGAGCGGCTGACGCGCATTAACTCACGCGCCCCGATTTATACCGTGACGCACGGCGATATTGACCTGTCTCAGCTGTTCAACACCAACGGCTTTATGCTCGAAGAGAACGTCACCTCCGGACCGCGCTTCCACTTTATGGCCGATAAGCAAAATGACGTCTCGTCCATTGTGGTTGAGCTGGACTACCCGGTAGATATCAGCGACGTTTCCCGCGTAATGGAGAACCTGCTGCTGTCGTTCGCCGACAAGCTGCTGCGCTACAAAGGAATGTTGTGGATTGACGGTGAACCTAACCGCCTGCTGTTCCAGGGCGTGCAGCGCCTGTACAGCGCCGACTGGGATCGCCCGTGGGGCGACGAGGCGCCGCACAGCGTGATGGTCTTTATCGGGCTTGAGCTGCCGGAAGATGAGATTCGGTCGGCCTTTGCGGGGCTACGTAAATAA
- a CDS encoding restriction endonuclease yields the protein MKNYKVITPLFPTYAQVKAMMKAVSGYSVKSVRNMINAIHEQTGTPQNPVDWSEPDMWISERLKGEDAEIARCIWNQDDHILNPRHSYGCYLFLNYPLFDLMTTDPNESWTPTTRGEQFLANDETVLRMLDDREGLLHLLELLAGREMSRRADLLPEWQAFLHQHSKFASTSSIKSTLYSRLYNLVEREMVAREGMSYHITDTGRAWLGKALPARKSDPRKELLDAVKRYNHQQKELLREQISTMNPYKFEHLIGQLLEAMGYEQVEVTKASGDKGVDVVGRVQVGITTITEVVQVKRMQSNITRPIIDQLRGALPYHSAIRGTLITTGRFAGNCEKAALHPGAAPITLIDGDRLLELLIENNVGIRRSSAVELLDVDLQLFDELEEGLKGEM from the coding sequence GTGAAAAATTACAAAGTCATCACCCCGCTGTTTCCCACCTATGCGCAAGTGAAAGCAATGATGAAAGCTGTATCAGGCTATTCCGTTAAGTCCGTGCGTAATATGATTAATGCCATTCATGAGCAGACCGGCACGCCGCAAAACCCTGTCGACTGGTCCGAACCCGATATGTGGATAAGTGAACGTTTGAAAGGTGAAGATGCTGAAATTGCGCGCTGCATCTGGAATCAGGACGATCACATATTAAACCCTCGCCACAGCTACGGCTGTTACCTGTTCCTGAACTATCCACTTTTTGATCTGATGACTACGGATCCAAACGAGAGCTGGACTCCGACCACACGTGGCGAACAATTTCTTGCTAATGATGAAACGGTCCTGCGAATGCTGGATGACAGGGAGGGGTTGCTACATCTTTTAGAGCTCCTTGCCGGACGTGAAATGTCTCGCCGGGCCGATTTACTGCCCGAATGGCAGGCTTTTCTGCATCAGCACTCTAAGTTTGCCTCAACGAGTTCGATAAAAAGCACGCTCTATTCTCGGCTGTATAACCTTGTTGAGCGCGAGATGGTAGCTCGCGAAGGCATGAGCTATCACATCACCGATACTGGCCGCGCCTGGCTTGGGAAAGCGCTTCCCGCCCGCAAAAGCGATCCGCGTAAAGAGCTTCTGGACGCTGTTAAGCGCTACAACCACCAGCAAAAAGAGCTGCTGCGTGAGCAAATCAGCACCATGAATCCCTACAAGTTTGAGCACCTGATTGGTCAGCTACTGGAAGCAATGGGCTATGAGCAGGTTGAGGTGACCAAAGCCTCGGGCGATAAAGGCGTGGATGTCGTGGGCAGAGTGCAGGTCGGTATCACCACGATTACCGAAGTGGTTCAGGTTAAGCGTATGCAAAGCAACATCACTCGCCCTATCATCGACCAGCTTCGCGGTGCACTGCCTTACCACAGCGCGATACGAGGTACGCTGATCACGACAGGTCGTTTTGCCGGTAACTGCGAAAAAGCGGCTCTGCACCCTGGCGCGGCCCCTATTACCCTGATAGATGGCGATCGCCTGCTGGAACTGTTAATTGAGAATAACGTGGGGATTCGCCGCAGCAGTGCGGTAGAACTTTTGGACGTGGATTTGCAGCTTTTTGATGAGCTGGAAGAAGGATTAAAAGGCGAAATGTAA
- a CDS encoding YfaZ family outer membrane protein, translated as MKKLNVLLLSALTAVSGSALAMGGSIEQGKNFTNLNLEMGKSSSGLYAESNWLKNTDDGTQTGGVGAGYNLEVGPVMLNAGAKAIYIGPKKGDNGVAFPIGGGVNVALTDSIHVFGEGYVAPDGLNNSVKNYVEANGGVSWTPIKPVTLKVGYRHVSVDGKDGRPNHTLIDGAYVGGGVSF; from the coding sequence ATGAAAAAGCTGAATGTTCTTCTCCTTTCTGCTCTGACCGCTGTATCAGGTTCCGCACTGGCTATGGGCGGCAGCATTGAGCAGGGTAAAAACTTTACCAACCTTAATCTGGAAATGGGTAAATCCTCATCTGGCCTGTATGCGGAGAGCAACTGGCTGAAGAACACCGATGACGGTACGCAGACCGGCGGCGTTGGCGCAGGTTACAACCTGGAAGTTGGCCCGGTGATGCTGAATGCGGGCGCTAAAGCGATCTACATCGGCCCGAAAAAAGGCGATAACGGCGTGGCCTTCCCAATCGGCGGGGGTGTGAACGTTGCGCTGACCGACAGCATCCACGTGTTCGGTGAAGGTTATGTTGCGCCAGACGGCCTGAACAACAGCGTAAAAAACTACGTTGAAGCAAACGGCGGCGTAAGCTGGACCCCAATTAAACCTGTGACGCTGAAAGTGGGTTACCGCCACGTGAGCGTTGATGGCAAAGACGGTCGTCCAAACCATACCCTGATTGACGGCGCATACGTAGGCGGCGGAGTAAGCTTCTGA
- a CDS encoding YbdD/YjiX family protein: MFGNLGEAKKYLGQAAKMLIGIPDYDNYVEHMKTNHPDKPYMTYTEFFRERQEARYGGSGEGGVRCC; encoded by the coding sequence ATGTTTGGTAACTTAGGCGAAGCAAAAAAATACCTCGGTCAGGCGGCGAAAATGCTGATTGGCATTCCGGACTATGACAACTACGTTGAGCATATGAAGACCAACCATCCGGATAAGCCGTACATGACCTACACCGAGTTCTTCCGCGAGCGTCAGGAAGCGCGCTACGGCGGAAGTGGAGAAGGCGGCGTACGCTGCTGCTAA
- a CDS encoding NAD-dependent succinate-semialdehyde dehydrogenase, giving the protein MAYQTVNPATNQLVKEYPSHTDADVEAALKAADALYHSDWAKGDIEQRLPVLHKLADLIDARVEELAKIASQEMGKLIEQSRGEVKLCAQIARYYADNAKQFLAPVKYKSELGEAWVEHHPIGVLMAVEPWNFPYYQLMRVLAPNLAAGNPVIAKHASIVPHCAETFAHLVREAGAPEGAWTNLFISSDQVAKIIADERVQGAALTGSEKAGSVVAAQAAKHIKKSTLELGGNDVFVVLDDADIDKAVKIGVNARLNNAGQVCTAAKRFILHEKIADAFLSKFTEAFKQVKIGDPLDESTTLGPLSSKDALETLTKQVDEAVKHGAKLHYGGKPVQREGSFFEPTILTHISRENPAYFEEFFGPVAQVYVVKSDDEAVALANDSHYGLGGAVFSQDIERAKKMASRIETGMVYINWLTDTAAELPFGGVKRSGYGRELSDLGIKEFVNQKLVVVHQ; this is encoded by the coding sequence ATGGCTTACCAGACAGTAAATCCTGCCACTAACCAGCTGGTGAAAGAATACCCCTCCCACACCGATGCGGACGTCGAAGCGGCGCTGAAGGCGGCGGACGCGCTCTATCACTCCGACTGGGCGAAAGGCGATATTGAACAGCGCCTGCCGGTGCTGCACAAGCTGGCCGATCTGATTGATGCGCGCGTGGAGGAACTGGCTAAAATCGCCAGTCAGGAGATGGGTAAGCTCATCGAACAGAGCCGCGGAGAAGTGAAGCTCTGCGCGCAGATTGCCCGCTATTACGCCGATAACGCGAAGCAGTTTTTAGCACCTGTAAAATACAAATCGGAACTGGGTGAAGCCTGGGTAGAGCATCACCCCATCGGCGTACTGATGGCCGTTGAACCCTGGAACTTCCCTTACTACCAACTGATGCGTGTGCTGGCTCCTAACCTGGCGGCGGGTAACCCGGTGATTGCCAAACACGCGAGTATTGTCCCGCACTGCGCCGAGACCTTTGCGCATCTGGTGCGCGAAGCGGGTGCGCCGGAAGGGGCATGGACAAACCTGTTTATCTCCTCTGATCAGGTGGCTAAGATTATCGCCGACGAACGCGTGCAGGGCGCAGCGCTGACCGGCTCTGAAAAAGCGGGTAGCGTGGTAGCGGCCCAGGCGGCGAAGCACATCAAAAAATCGACCCTGGAACTGGGCGGTAACGACGTGTTCGTGGTACTCGACGACGCGGATATCGACAAGGCCGTGAAGATTGGCGTCAACGCCCGTCTGAATAATGCGGGCCAGGTCTGTACCGCGGCGAAGCGCTTTATCCTGCATGAAAAAATCGCCGACGCGTTCCTGAGCAAGTTCACCGAGGCGTTTAAGCAGGTGAAGATTGGCGATCCGCTGGATGAAAGCACCACGCTGGGGCCGCTGTCATCCAAAGACGCGCTGGAGACGCTGACCAAACAGGTCGACGAGGCGGTGAAGCATGGCGCGAAGCTGCACTACGGCGGCAAGCCGGTCCAGCGTGAGGGCAGTTTCTTTGAGCCGACCATCCTGACGCATATCTCACGCGAGAACCCGGCATACTTCGAAGAGTTCTTCGGCCCGGTCGCGCAGGTTTATGTGGTGAAAAGCGACGATGAAGCCGTCGCGCTGGCCAACGACTCGCACTACGGACTCGGTGGCGCGGTGTTCAGTCAGGATATCGAGCGTGCGAAGAAAATGGCGTCGCGCATCGAAACCGGGATGGTGTATATCAACTGGCTGACCGACACGGCGGCAGAGTTGCCGTTTGGCGGCGTGAAGCGTTCCGGTTACGGGCGTGAACTGTCGGATCTGGGGATCAAAGAGTTTGTAAACCAGAAGCTAGTGGTGGTACATCAGTAA